CAAACACTTGGACTGCTTTCGCACCTCAATTTCTCATGCACCTTTTCCCAAAGATGGTGAAAATACCATATTCCTATTCTATTTATGTTGCTCACCAAACCAATGTGCCAAAGTTTCAAAGGTACTCCCTACAATAAAATCAATGTGATATATTCTAGGTTTTTTCCAaattaaaatggcatttttacttataatttaaaattttattttatttttcatttttagtactCGACTTTATAAATGTTTCATTTCGAATTTAAAATGTCCAAAATATCATCATATGCATTAACCTATTACATGTCAGACAATCAGTAAATCATGTAGCTCATTTGTTAACAGAAGTTAGGAGTTTACAATATAATCTAAGAGCATAAGAGTCTTTTCCTCTCCTTTTATTTATGACAATTTGTAATTCTATGCTCTATTTtggtttaagaaaaaaaaaacagatataACTACAAAAGacatataaatatattcttatattatatatatatacacacaatataTGTTTGCAAACAAGCAAGTTTTGATTCCAAAAGAGGAATAAAATCTTTACTCCGACAAGACTTAGCTCAGCAATAAGTGGGATGGCATTCTGATTCTAAGAAGATCACTTACATAAATGGTTTAGGTGAGATCACAAATATTTGAAAGATTACTAacacaattttatatacatatcaCCATAAACTCTTTTATCTCTTctcattacaaatttaaaagcaaattaataattaagaaaaaaacattAGATAAAAGACAGAGATGCATTATTGTAATGTGTTTTTAGCAAGACCAGATTCTATTCATttagagaaattaaaaaaaatgaggaaTTTTGGGTTAGAAATAGGGGTCCCATATGCCTTTGTACCCACTGCCAAGTAGCAACACATGCTAGAACTTAGAAGACCTCCATTGATATGACTTACTTCAATCTCTAAAAGTATCATTGTTTAGCTAGGGCTTAGCTTTGATGGAGATAATAGAAATTTTTACCgtgatataattaatatagatatgtgtaattatatagCTAATCCAACTATTTCAATCGCACAGCCACTGCTCTAATCACTTTTCAATACCCAAATAGAACCTTGGTTTCTCATGTATAGtgtgaattttaaattattgtgtCCATATATTTTGGTCAAGACACATTTAATTGTTTGTATGAAAGTTTAGTTCTCTTAAGCCATAGATTGTTGTGGGTGGCCTATTGATGTAATATGATGTgataacatgcatgcatgttgaAAATTTTAGATTGTTGCGTGCATAACTTTCTCAAACACAATCAACTCTCCAAGGACAATGCACAAGCTAGGTGTTTCTATCCAAAGGCCAAAGGGTATCAAATAACAATCAAATTTCTCATTGTATGACTATGAAGCTAATGATTATTTCTCTTTAGATCTCAAGaaaattgtataaattaaacccaaaagctttatttttttggatgGAACCTAGGGTATTTACCGTCGGGCACAGTGACTAATCCTTGTTAAAttggagatttaaaattgtttcaTCCCCAAGAACAAGAATCGATCCCTTGACGTTTGGTTAAAAATTTATGAGTCTCTCACACTCAATCACACCTCAGGTTTAACATGAGTTGATAAATTGAGCAAATGAGGGAAGGACACACAATTCATCAGTGCACATGGACGAAGGGACCCCATCAGGATATTCCTAAATCAGCTCCATGATATTTAGATTTCCCCACAGCTCAGAGAAATACATAAAGAGTTGATTTTCTGACTTATCTTTTATTGGCAgcacaaataaattataataattaaaaataaggtTAAAATGGGTGCAAACATCACATGTGAACAGTGTGATTAACCAAAAGTGCCACTAATCACTCACATCATCAATGGATTAAAAAGCAAGATTTTATTCTAATCTAACAGCCTAGCCTAGCCTAGCTAAATAGGGGTACCCTATTTGTGCCCTTTTCAAGTAAGTAGCGGTTTgcctaataaaataattgaggaaTGTAGCCTATTATTTGGTCAGAAATAAGACAATTTTAATGGTTATAAACTAAACACCAATATACCAAGCCAATGAtcttgtgatctagtgacacGGAATGGCTCGTGAAGTCATGTGTTCGAGCTTCAGTGAGAAcagtattaactctttatgtttcggtaggttgagaaagtagatatgaatagatattatattgtaacagatTCGTAGTACTCAAAAACTAAATAGCAATATAATGTGATTTCCAATGAAGCAATGATAGGTATTGGTACGTACTTGCGTATGGCTGAACCCTTCCTGCTTGTTATCAATCTTTTTCTGCATCAATTCAAACCTTAGGCAATGGACAGAATGGCTTAATTGTCTTTCATCTGCTCGCCTAATCATGTTTGATACCAGATCAGCGTGAGTTATGTTATGTATGATAAACGATGAGCATGCCCAACAGGTGTTTGATAAAAGTTCAACAAGAGGTAAGCAGTTGGATATGATGACTAAAAACATTTCTGGATCTTAATTGGTATGCAATTAGGTTATCGTCGTCGCCAAACTCGAGAACATGGTTATGTTTCTCTCATCATGCAAGTGCTGCCTTCACCGCCTGGCTAGCTCAGAATTGCTCCTTAGATATTCAACACTGAAATATACGATGCACCATAATTGTAACCTCGAAACACTCGAAACAACCCATAGGCCATACACATAAACAGGCCAACTCTGACTTTCTCCCATACTCAAAACATCATCGTGCTTGTTGATTATAGGAAACACCTAATACAACTCAAAGAACAGTGATGGATtcctgtaattttttttctttttcttctttggatACATTCTATGGAAGGAAGATTGTGAAATTTAGGGTCTGTTTGAAAACTCAGAAAATAATTGTGTTTGGATATCCCTAGAAAATCAAGTAAACGAAaacgaaaatcattttttgtggaaaaatatatttgatttggaggaaaatgacttccaccaAAATTtggcagaagtcattttccacagCACCACAACACCATGGACAACACTCCAACAGAAACCATAGGttaagtttgtttgtttgttttttttttaaatttatttttaataaatatattatttttagtattatcaaaaatagttttatattctaaataaaataattaaaatgtttaattatacgattatactcatttttcataaaatgaaccaaacacatcaagacAATTTTCCATAATGCAATCacactgaaaatgaaattattttctaaaaaatgaattattttttagaaatcattttcctgatTTCCAAACACACTAGGAGTAACCCAACCAAGATGGCAAGACATCCACACTTGTAACTACAAGGTCACAAGTTCGAATCTTTTAccccttggtttgagccgatcaactATAGGTAACCAACCTAGgcttgtttactttcttttgGTCCTTTACCGTTTAGAGTCGCAATGCGAGATTTGCCTACACCCGAAAGGGTTGTGGAGTTTCcctcatcatccaaaaaaaaagatagtGAAATTTAGACTTATGATGACTCACGCTCGAAGGCCAATGAGTCGATTCTCAATGAGAGTAATGAAATTGAAACAACTATTTGATGTATTTCAGACTATATATCGCTAAGTATGTATTAGATGCATATATTAAAAGAGACTTTTGCTTCAAAAATTCTGTAGTGTGCCCATAAAAgttgcaaaacaaaaaaagatgtCCAAGAACAAGGCATTCACTGAACCGAATTGCAGTAACAAGATGGTAAGTATAATatgtaaggaaaaaaaatgcaatggTAAAGACATTAAAAGAACAGTAGAAACTGGGTAACCCCACAATTCTAAACGGAGTCAAGGTGTTTGTCGGTAGAACAGAAGTTGTACTTCCAACAGCCTTCTAATAGGAAGCCAAGCATATGCAAATTCTCAAGCAAGGTTTAGAGATGATTCATGAAATCAAAAGCGGAGTAAACCATGACTTGCCTGGGGTATTCACCTCCTTACAGGTGGCACAACACCCCTGCCAGGTGCAGCTCCTCGACCTGCAGCCTGCGCCTGCCAACAAGAAATTAGACAGTGACCCGCCTTTTGTCAATGAATGATGGTTGATGTTACTCTACAATAATACAATATCTGTCTATATTTGAAAGAACACTATTCCTCTTTTCAGTTTCACCCTACCAAACAGTTTTTCACTATAATCAAAACTCCCAACAGCCAAGCAAGATCTAAAGAGCCGTACCTTACACGTAAGTTTTCAAATTACATGAGACAGTAATCAGTAATGTAGCATGCCATGAGTTTACTCttatatttaaaccaaatagAATATAGTCAACAACATTGgagaataaaagaaataaaactcaCTTTGGCTCGCATGGCAATGGCACGTCCTCGTCCAACTCCAAGTGATGTGCCTTTGCCCTAAAATAAATAACTTCAAACATTAGGAAACCAGAAGATAAAATGAGGATTAAACACAGAGCCCACCAAGGAAAGTACCTTGATTTTAGCATCTAGACGCTTGAACATAGGAGCATTCTTAAGCATATCAGGAATTATCATGAATCTGAAAATTCACACAAGTTAACATATGCTCaagtcaggaaaaaaaaaaaaactagaaatgACAAGAACTTGTTATATACCTGACTTTGCTTCCTCGAACAAAAACATGTTCAAGTTGTGAAACCCTTCCATCCTGAGCAAAATTACCAAAAGTTAGCAACTAATGCAATTTTAATAGAGCATATACACAATAGTTAGGAATTCCTGTAGTATTTAGCTTTATCTGATACACTTGATTTTAGCTAAAAGTTCCTTTTTCTGATACATATGAAGGTAGTGGGGATTCAGCCTCTTCTAAGACATCTAAATATTACTTATAGTATTTAGCattacaacatatatattttagaaatgCCAATGGAAGAGGCATGTTTCTAGGGTATGACTATGGCATCTTATCAGCACTCTTCCTATTATTATCTTAAAAACTTACAAGCATGTATGATGCTGATAGGGTAAAGAGGCAGACAGAGAGATTTGAATAAAGAAACAGGAAATAGGTGTattggaaagtaggaaagaaaATACAAGAGATACAGAATCGTACTCTCCAGCAAGAATGGCTCTTAAGTCTTACCCCTCACCTTATTGCTTATTATTTCTAACAATCGCTGCATATTTCCCTTCTAAGAGAATGTGTTATTTATagtctataaaatataaataggaGAGATTCAATCAAAGATAATCAATCAATTTGTAATTCCTTGATTTCAGCTCCCCAATACCATGGAATTTGGATCCCTTGATCATATTCCCTATCAGATGCTAAAGTTAGTTCCAGCCATTCATGATGACATCTGAAAATGCCCCTAAAGGAATAAGATTTAATTAATGCTATTGTAAAGCAACTGGTTGACAAGTTTTACAACTCCTTGACCCACTACTGTTGATTCCTAAGCATTTCAATGAATGATTTTGGGCTTGGTATGGTTGCTAACTCTTCATCCAATGGCCCATCAGGTCATGGGTTTACACAATGGAGACATCTTCTGAAAAACAGAGGTAAAGTTGTGGAGATCTTCAGAcattaaataaatgaaaacaGATCATATCCCTTAAACAATTAGCAATAATTGGTACACTGTAAAAGGAATTTACAACCTCTAGAAGAGGAGAAAATACTTTTTGCATTCATGATAATAATCCTAAACTAATTCAGAAGAAGAGGACAGAGCATACAGTGCATCACGATGCCCAAGATTAATGTGGGATATGTTGGAAAATACAGAAGAACcacaaaatagtaaatatgatagGTAAAATAGAGCACAGGGAGTATCTAACTAGTCTTAAAGTGGTCATAAATTTGAATAGTGGAAGTAGCACCCAACACAAGTGGTCATATATAAAGTCGAGTGGCTTGCGAGCCACTCGGTGAAAGCTCGGCTCAAGATCGGTCAACTTTGAGCTCAAGCTCGGTCGGCTCATTTGCAAGCCTAGACGGGAGTACAATTCTTGGAGTCTATTCCTTTCACGAAACAAACAATGAATAgaattcttattttattctttGCCTATTTCATTTCCTATGGAATAGAATTTCTCTTCCTCCAAAATTTGTTATGTGAACCAAAGATGTtgttaaagaatatatatataacttacaTGGCTACTTAGATCTTTTCAATACACTAAAAGATgagtaattatttaattttttgcaactaaaatattttattcatcaaGTAAATGTCAGAAAGATGGaaacattttacaaatttaaagaTCCTTTTTGCTGAGCCACAAGCAGCCTATTTTCTGTATTACCATATGTAGTTAAGTCCTTTCCTAATTAACCAACCTCTTACAAGTTTTCTCCTTAATGTTTAATTTCTCCTAGTCAGATGCCTCCAGTCCatccaaaaaacaaaattttcaagtaGAAATTCACTGCAACAGAtagatatatgatatgataagtGACTAGTTAATGTCTTAATAATATGAAGGTGTCAAAATTATTACTTTGTATTTTATGAGGGTTTTTTTTAATCCCTTTTTCCAGgcaaagaaacaaagaagaattcaTTCAGCAAATCAGCATTAATGATATCTTTAAGAAGGCATTATTGGAGCTCTAAGCTATAGGAGAAAAGATGTTCTAGAAAAGTAGAAATTCTACAATTCAACATGAAGACAAATTGCATACTGACTGCAGAGTCATGCCTTGAGTGCCGCTTTCACAAATTTATTTCCAGGCAAAGAAGAATTCATTCAGCAAATCAGCATTAATGATATCTTTAAGAAGTCATTATTGGAGCTATAAGCTATAGGAGAAAAGATGTTCTAGAAAAGTAGAAATTCTACAATTCAACATGAAGACAAATTGCATACTGACTGCAGAGTCATGCCTTGAGTGCAAGACAAATTGCATACTGACTGCAGAGTCATGCCTTGAGTGCCGCTTTCACAAATTTATTTCCACAGAGTCATGCCTTGAGTGCCGCTTTCACAAATTTATTTCCATCACATATAATTTGTAAACTTTGAATAAAGGATCTTAAATTGATTTAGACATGGTGCGTGTTTGGCCAATGAGCTTATCTACTTCAAAAAGCATAAGCTGCTTCAAACACTAAAATGATAGTCTTTCATAGCTAGAAATGAGGCAAAAGCCTCTTCTTTGTTTAGCAAGGATTTAAAACcctaaacattaaaaattattcaCATGATCAATGGAGAGCTTAGCTCTATACTTCGCAATTAAAATCTTCACAAAAGTTGAGTCTACACTAGAAGATCAATTCCTTAACCACCATTACTATTAAGTAACTACTCTAAGTTATGCAGTCCACATTTTGTTCtaatttatacggagtaataatgtTTGCAAATGAAccaattaaatttcaaatttcgcACTCCCTGATATTTTAATCTATCTTCTCCGTCCTAGTATCGAAGATTTAGAGCTAGGGTTTAAGAAGCAGCGAAGAAAGCATTGATAGAAAAGCGAGAAAGAGAAATGCATACTTTGGCAGTGTAAGTGATGTTCTCCAGTTGGCAGTTCCAGTTGTCCTCGCACTCCAACATGCTTCCTCTGTAGAGCTCGCCGCTCTTCATCTCCACGGTGACGACGTGCCCCGTCGACTCGTGCAGAAGCTTCACCGGTATTCCCAAGCTACGACTCATCGTCGCAAGAAACTCCGGCGTGGGTCAGATTCGAAAATGCTCCGATTGTGTTAGTCCCGCAACGTATCACGAACAGTGAACTGTGTACTCCGTTTGAACAGATTTTGAGGCTCCTAAGTCCTAACCTCATAATCTAATTACACTTTAATACTTGTATATAtaagaataagggtcaaataggccaccgaactacacacgaaactgcaattaggccattgaactcaaaaacaatgcaatttgGTCCTGAactacaattaaattaaaattaaaaaaaaaaaccaattgacttgttcctattttttttaattttaattttaattaattaattaatttaaaattattttaaaatattattttaaagttggtaaccggaagatcaagtcaacaagtcacttttggttaatttgcatgaatttgtgtagttcagggacccaattgcattgtttttgagttcaatggcctaattgcaatttcgtgtgtagttcggtgcCTATTTGATCCTTATTCCTATATTGTatgattatatatgtatacatgtataaaaataatatgaaaacaatataatgtttaaGGGGTTGAAAAGttatttatgataaaaaaatttctttttggtTCGAAGTGGAGCGTGACGCCCCAGGACCTTAAGAGAGGCTCCTCACCAAGACATGTCTAAACCAGCAACACTCCAGTTTGTTTTCCTCACGCGATTGACAAATCTCCCACGGAGGGCTCTCAAACTCTCTCCAACTACGCGCTCAAGTTCTCCCCATTTTTACAAGAGCATCTGCTACTTTGTTTTGCTATCGTAGCACATGAGAAAAATTACTTGTGtgaaaaaagtgtaatacttatcaaaattttgaaCTGGATCACAACAGACAATCACACATTAAATTAACAATGGACAAACCTAATGGAGTAGTTTAAGTGGCAAGTGAACTCTCTTTTGTGAGGATGAATTCTAGGAAAACTCAGGTTCAATTTCCACAAGTGATGATTTCCCTTAGTGGACGTGGACAAATCTTAACCACGAGTATAGGTGCTAAATCTATGCAAAGGATTTTTTGGCCCCTCTCTGCTTCTCCACCGGCCTAACAAGCCAGAAGACTCTTGATACTCTCTACTTTATGAAAGAGCAATTAATAAGATGACTTTTTTGGGCTAAGTTTTCCTCTCTACTTCACATTATTACATGCATTGCTATACACTTGATTACATAGGGCAATTAATCCATATCAAGGGGTAAATCAGTccaaccaaaattttaaaatcattatagtcCATAAACgattttcataatttattaaattaaattaaaaatcaagatattaaaatcattagtgttagaatcaatttttataatttattaccttAAAATAGATGTCAAGAATCAAGATATTAAAACCGTTATTGTCTTAGAatcaattttcataatttattaacttaaaatatatatcaagaatcaagattTTAAAATCGTTATAGTCTTAGAAacaattttcataatttattaaccaTAAAATACATATCAAGATCAAGATATTAAAATCGTTatagttttaaaaatgattttcataaattttttttgaaatactcatgattcGGGAtgccatcacactacatagtagctgcatatttttcataattaattaacttaaaATAGATATTAAGAATCAAGatattaaaccattataatgtTCGaaacaattatcataattaaataatttaatatagataTCAAATATAATCTTTGAACgattttcataatttattaacttaaaattgatatcaagaatcaaaatattaaaaccatgataacctttaaaaattttcataatttattaaattaaaatagatattAAGAATCAAGATATTAAAATCGATATAGTGCTAGAaacaattttcataattaattaccttaaaatagatataaaaaatttaagatattaaaactattatagtataaaaataattctCATAATTAAATTACTTAAAATAGATATCAAATATAGATTTGGAAACGATTTtcataatgtattaaattaaattagatacTAAAATCATAGGTATGATTTCCATAATTTAGTGTATTTAAAGGGGGtactaattttgatttttgagaaTATATTCTAGACTTCTGACAATCAACTTTGGTTGTGATTATATAGTGAGTCAATTAGATACGGCCAAGTCTTCATTTCCATTTTGCCCCATTTTCCCAAGATGGCTTCCGGCGGTGACAGATCCGAATCCACCAACGCCAACGGCGCCGAAATGCCATCTCCGGCGCTTCAAACTCCCCGGAAAATCGCACTGATAACTGGAATCACTGGCCAAGACGGCTCATACCTCACTGAACTTCTCCTCGACAAAGGCTATGAAGTTCACGGTCTCATTCGTAGATCTTCGAATTTCAATACGCAGAGGATCAATCACATCTACATCGATCCGCACAATGCTCACAAGGCGCGTATGAAGCTCCACTACGCCGACCTCACCGACGCGTCCTCTCTACGGCGCTGGCTCGATACAATTCTTCCCGACGAGGTCTACAACCTCGCCGCGCAGTCTCACGTCGCGGTGTCGTTTGAAATTCCTGATTACACCGCCGACGTGGTCGCCACCGGCGCGCTCCGCCTCCTGGAGGCGGTGCGGTCGCACATCTCGGCGACCGGTAGGGTTCATATGAGGTACTACCAAGCCGGATCGTCGGAGATGTTCGGATCCACTCCGCCGCCGCAGTCGGAGTCGACTCCTTTCCATCCGAGATCTCCCTACGCGGTGTCCAAATGCGCGGCGCATTGGTACACCGTGAATTACCGAGAAGCCTACGGGATCTTCGCCTGTAACGGCATCCTGTTCAATCACGAATCCCCGAGACGCGGGGAGAATTTCGTGACCCGGAAGATAACCCGGGCGGTAGGGCGGATCAAAAT
This portion of the Ipomoea triloba cultivar NCNSP0323 chromosome 5, ASM357664v1 genome encodes:
- the LOC116019388 gene encoding small nuclear ribonucleoprotein SmD3a-like, with the protein product MSRSLGIPVKLLHESTGHVVTVEMKSGELYRGSMLECEDNWNCQLENITYTAKDGRVSQLEHVFVRGSKVRFMIIPDMLKNAPMFKRLDAKIKGKGTSLGVGRGRAIAMRAKAQAAGRGAAPGRGVVPPVRR
- the LOC116019386 gene encoding GDP-mannose 4,6 dehydratase 1; this translates as MASGGDRSESTNANGAEMPSPALQTPRKIALITGITGQDGSYLTELLLDKGYEVHGLIRRSSNFNTQRINHIYIDPHNAHKARMKLHYADLTDASSLRRWLDTILPDEVYNLAAQSHVAVSFEIPDYTADVVATGALRLLEAVRSHISATGRVHMRYYQAGSSEMFGSTPPPQSESTPFHPRSPYAVSKCAAHWYTVNYREAYGIFACNGILFNHESPRRGENFVTRKITRAVGRIKIGLQSKLFLGNLQASRDWGFAGDYVEAMWMMLQQEKPDDYVVATEESHTVQEFLEVAFGYVGLNWKDHVVIDKRYFRPAEVDNLKGDASKAKKVLGWKPKVGFQQLVKMMVDEDIDMAKREKVLVDAGYMDAQQQP